The following coding sequences lie in one Oceanicola sp. 502str15 genomic window:
- a CDS encoding D-alanine--D-alanine ligase, whose protein sequence is MSSRTVQNVVVLMGGPSAEREVSLSSGRECASALRAEGFTVTELDAGADVVERLKALAPDVVFNALHGRWGEDGCIQGVLEWLAIPYTHSGILASSTAIDKERTKALYRAHGLPVVASQLAPREEIEARHVMPPPYVVKPYNEGSSVGIYIVSKDANTPPKLAEDAAEVLMVEAFAPGRELTCSVMGGKAMGVTELLTDGWYDYHAKYAPEGGARHICPAELPEEITAAIRDHSERAHAALGCRGVSRTDFRWDDTAGLDGLVLLETNTQPGMTPTSLTPEHAGLVGMSFGQLCRWMVEDASCGR, encoded by the coding sequence ATGTCGAGCAGGACAGTCCAGAATGTCGTCGTCCTGATGGGCGGCCCTTCGGCAGAACGTGAGGTGTCTCTCTCCTCCGGTCGCGAATGCGCGTCTGCGCTTCGGGCGGAGGGCTTCACCGTGACCGAGCTGGACGCCGGCGCCGATGTTGTTGAGCGCCTCAAGGCGCTGGCACCCGACGTGGTGTTCAACGCGCTGCACGGCCGTTGGGGCGAAGATGGCTGCATCCAGGGCGTGCTCGAATGGCTCGCCATCCCCTACACCCACTCCGGCATCCTGGCCTCCTCCACCGCGATCGACAAGGAGCGCACCAAGGCGCTCTACCGCGCCCACGGGCTCCCGGTTGTCGCCAGCCAGCTCGCGCCGCGCGAAGAGATCGAAGCGCGCCACGTCATGCCGCCGCCCTACGTGGTGAAGCCCTACAACGAGGGCTCCTCCGTTGGCATCTACATCGTCAGCAAGGATGCCAACACGCCGCCCAAGCTGGCCGAGGATGCCGCCGAGGTGCTCATGGTCGAGGCCTTCGCGCCGGGCCGGGAGCTGACCTGCTCCGTGATGGGCGGCAAGGCGATGGGCGTGACCGAGCTGCTCACCGACGGCTGGTACGACTACCACGCCAAATATGCCCCCGAGGGCGGGGCGCGTCACATCTGCCCGGCCGAGCTGCCCGAAGAGATCACCGCCGCCATCCGCGACCATTCCGAGCGCGCCCACGCGGCCCTTGGCTGCCGCGGCGTGTCGCGCACCGACTTCCGCTGGGACGACACCGCCGGCCTCGACGGCCTCGTTCTGCTCGAAACCAACACCCAGCCGGGCATGACCCCCACATCGCTCACCCCCGAGCACGCCGGGCTGGTGGGCATGAGCTTCGGCCAGCTCTGCCGCTGGATGGTGGAGGACGCCTCATGCGGAAGATGA
- a CDS encoding DUF2484 family protein, which yields MTPSLICFFGWALCANVAAMIPSKDNLWTRAYVLIAIGIPLLGWVTYQNGPFIGIACLAAGASVLRWPVVYFWRWVRGERRGESEAADG from the coding sequence ATGACCCCCTCGCTCATCTGTTTCTTCGGCTGGGCCCTCTGCGCCAATGTCGCGGCGATGATCCCCTCGAAGGACAATCTCTGGACGCGCGCCTACGTGCTCATCGCCATCGGCATCCCGCTGCTCGGCTGGGTCACCTACCAGAACGGGCCGTTCATCGGCATTGCCTGCCTCGCGGCCGGGGCCTCGGTGCTGCGCTGGCCGGTGGTCTATTTCTGGCGCTGGGTCCGGGGCGAGCGCCGCGGCGAGAGCGAGGCGGCCGACGGCTGA
- a CDS encoding UDP-N-acetylglucosamine--N-acetylmuramyl-(pentapeptide) pyrophosphoryl-undecaprenol N-acetylglucosamine transferase: MTQPLLIIAAGGTGGHMFPAQALAEAMLGLGWRVKLSTDARGARYTGAFPEAVEIEVMSSATFARGGVLAKLAVPFRIAGGTLSAALKMLRDKPSVVVGFGGYPSIPALAAATLLKRPRAIHEQNGVLGRVNEIFAKRVHAIACGTWPTELPEGVEGHDIGNPVRAAILDRAGAPYIPPGDYPMSILVMGGSQGARILSDIVPAALATLPESSRRHIRVSHQARPEDEARVVEFYESAGIDATVQPFFSDVPERMAEAQLVITRAGASTVADLSVIGRPSILIPLAAAIRDEQTANARGLVDAGAAILIPEKRLDPTSLAEQIQTILETPEGATQMSIAALSTGKPDATMRLVALVEGLAEQKTAATTA, encoded by the coding sequence ATGACGCAGCCTCTTCTCATCATCGCCGCAGGCGGCACCGGCGGGCACATGTTCCCGGCGCAGGCACTGGCCGAGGCGATGTTGGGGCTGGGCTGGCGGGTGAAGCTCTCGACCGATGCCCGCGGCGCGCGCTACACCGGGGCCTTCCCCGAGGCGGTCGAGATCGAGGTGATGTCCAGCGCCACCTTCGCGCGGGGTGGGGTGCTCGCCAAGCTGGCGGTCCCCTTCCGCATTGCCGGCGGCACCCTTTCTGCGGCGCTGAAGATGCTGCGCGACAAACCCTCCGTCGTTGTCGGCTTCGGCGGCTACCCCTCGATCCCGGCGCTGGCGGCGGCCACGCTGCTCAAGCGGCCCCGGGCGATCCATGAGCAGAACGGCGTGCTCGGCCGGGTCAACGAAATCTTCGCCAAGCGCGTCCATGCTATCGCCTGCGGCACATGGCCCACCGAACTGCCCGAGGGCGTCGAGGGCCACGACATCGGCAATCCGGTGCGTGCCGCAATCCTCGACCGGGCCGGCGCGCCCTACATTCCCCCGGGCGACTATCCCATGTCGATCCTCGTGATGGGCGGCTCCCAGGGCGCCCGCATCCTGTCCGACATCGTCCCCGCCGCCCTCGCCACGCTGCCCGAGTCCTCGCGCCGGCACATCCGTGTGAGCCATCAGGCCCGTCCCGAAGACGAGGCGCGGGTGGTGGAGTTCTACGAAAGCGCGGGCATCGACGCCACGGTGCAGCCCTTCTTCTCCGACGTGCCCGAGCGCATGGCCGAGGCGCAGCTCGTCATCACCCGCGCCGGGGCCTCCACCGTGGCCGACCTCTCGGTCATCGGCCGCCCCTCCATCCTGATCCCGCTCGCCGCCGCCATCCGCGACGAGCAGACCGCCAATGCCCGTGGCCTGGTTGACGCGGGGGCGGCCATCCTGATCCCCGAAAAACGGCTTGACCCAACCAGCCTCGCGGAGCAAATCCAGACAATTCTCGAAACCCCCGAGGGCGCGACGCAAATGTCGATCGCGGCGCTCTCCACCGGCAAGCCCGACGCCACCATGCGTCTGGTCGCCCTTGTCGAGGGGCTCGCAGAGCAGAAGACGGCGGCAACGACCGCATAA
- the ftsZ gene encoding cell division protein FtsZ — protein MTLNLTMPTDMDLKPRITVFGVGGAGGNAVNNMIEKQLEGVEFVVANTDAQALQQSAAANRIQMGVKVTEGLGAGARPTVGAAAAEETIEEIIDHLAGAHMCFITAGMGGGTGTGAAPIIAQAARELGVLTVGVVTKPFQFEGGKRMRQAEEGVDALQKVVDTLIIIPNQNLFRLANEKTTFTEAFALADDVLYQGVKGVTDLMVRPGLINLDFADVRAVMDEMGKAMMGTGEAEGEDRAKVAAQKAIANPLLDEISLNGAKGVLINITGGNDLTLFELDEAANEIREKVDGDANIIVGSTLDTTLEGFMRVSVVATGIDVMDEEREMPVPRRSMAAPLPQPEPAPAPQPVEAAPLVAEQAPMATDEAPAPAAVTGTRPAEAQPAPQAEAEEPSLFPAFRSGARDEAEVATGDDLPPPAYRHAAEAQPLEAPEPAPQPVAGRSAPGTPSAEALARLHQAVRKVPGAHAAAPVEQQPRAAAPAPQPQQQPAAAASAADHKARFGIGSLITRMAGTGAEGHAQQPAHREPPVSSAAAPQARPAYRQPQLDHEEEVDPEQERIEIPAFLRRQAN, from the coding sequence ATGACTTTGAACCTCACCATGCCCACCGACATGGACCTCAAGCCGCGGATCACCGTGTTCGGTGTCGGCGGTGCAGGCGGAAACGCCGTGAACAACATGATCGAAAAGCAGCTTGAAGGCGTGGAGTTCGTGGTTGCGAACACCGATGCCCAGGCGCTCCAGCAGTCGGCCGCGGCAAACCGCATCCAGATGGGTGTGAAAGTGACCGAGGGCCTCGGCGCCGGTGCCCGTCCGACCGTGGGCGCGGCCGCTGCCGAAGAGACCATCGAAGAGATCATCGACCACCTCGCCGGGGCGCATATGTGCTTCATCACCGCCGGCATGGGCGGGGGCACCGGCACCGGCGCCGCGCCGATCATCGCCCAGGCGGCGCGTGAGCTCGGCGTGCTGACCGTCGGCGTCGTCACCAAGCCCTTCCAGTTCGAGGGCGGCAAGCGGATGCGTCAGGCCGAGGAGGGCGTCGATGCGCTCCAGAAGGTCGTCGACACGCTGATCATCATCCCCAACCAGAACCTGTTCCGGCTGGCCAACGAGAAAACCACCTTCACCGAAGCCTTCGCGCTGGCCGACGACGTGCTCTACCAGGGCGTCAAGGGCGTGACCGACCTGATGGTCCGCCCCGGCCTGATCAACCTCGACTTCGCCGACGTGCGCGCGGTGATGGACGAGATGGGCAAGGCGATGATGGGCACCGGCGAGGCCGAGGGCGAAGATCGCGCCAAGGTCGCCGCCCAGAAGGCCATCGCCAACCCGCTGCTCGACGAGATCTCGCTGAACGGCGCCAAGGGCGTGCTGATCAACATTACCGGCGGCAATGACCTGACCCTCTTCGAACTCGACGAGGCCGCCAACGAGATCCGCGAGAAGGTCGATGGCGACGCCAACATCATCGTCGGCTCCACCCTCGACACCACGCTCGAAGGCTTCATGCGCGTCTCCGTCGTCGCCACCGGTATCGACGTGATGGACGAAGAACGCGAAATGCCCGTGCCGCGCCGCTCCATGGCCGCACCGCTGCCCCAGCCCGAGCCCGCTCCGGCCCCGCAGCCGGTCGAGGCCGCGCCGCTGGTTGCCGAGCAGGCTCCGATGGCCACCGACGAGGCCCCGGCACCCGCCGCCGTCACCGGCACCCGCCCGGCAGAAGCCCAGCCCGCACCGCAGGCCGAGGCCGAAGAGCCCTCGCTCTTCCCCGCCTTCCGCTCCGGCGCACGCGACGAGGCCGAAGTGGCCACCGGCGACGATCTCCCGCCGCCCGCCTACCGCCACGCCGCCGAGGCGCAGCCGCTCGAGGCTCCCGAGCCCGCGCCGCAGCCGGTCGCAGGCCGCTCCGCACCCGGCACCCCCTCCGCAGAGGCGCTCGCCCGTCTGCACCAGGCGGTGCGCAAGGTGCCCGGCGCCCATGCCGCAGCGCCCGTCGAGCAGCAGCCCCGTGCCGCGGCCCCCGCGCCGCAGCCCCAGCAGCAGCCTGCCGCTGCGGCCTCTGCCGCCGACCACAAGGCCCGTTTCGGGATCGGTTCGCTGATCACCCGGATGGCCGGAACCGGCGCCGAAGGCCACGCCCAGCAGCCCGCACACCGCGAGCCGCCGGTGAGCAGCGCCGCCGCGCCGCAGGCCCGTCCGGCCTACCGCCAGCCGCAGCTCGACCATGAGGAAGAGGTCGATCCCGAGCAGGAGCGCATCGAGATCCCCGCCTTCCTGCGGCGTCAGGCCAACTGA
- the ftsA gene encoding cell division protein FtsA, with amino-acid sequence MTDLYETQRAMRRMRKQAMDRGVIAILDVGTSKIACLVLRFDGPGRFRESDGVGSLAGQSSFRVIGAATTRSRGVSFGEIDAMQETERAIRTAVQAAQKMAGVRVDHVIAAFAGARPRSYGLDGSIELADSTVSEADVARVLASCVVPDFGAGRQALHAHPVNFAIDHRSGLIDPRGQIGNRLTADMHLLTIETSVVQNLLYCIKRCDLELAGLASSGYLSGLSALVEDEQELGSACIDMGGGATTLSVFIKKHMIYADSVRLGGDHITRDISQGLQVSPQKAEWIKTRHGGVVATGMDDREMIPLGGDTGDWEHDQRNVSRSELIGIMRPRVEEILEEVRVRLDAAGFDHLPSQKIVLTGGGSQILGLDELASRILGQQVRLGRPLRVQGLPQAATGPAFSTAVGLCLYSANPQDEWWDFDIPADTYPARSLKRAMKWFRDNW; translated from the coding sequence ATGACCGACCTCTACGAAACCCAGCGCGCCATGCGGCGGATGCGCAAACAGGCGATGGACCGCGGCGTGATCGCCATTCTCGATGTCGGGACGTCCAAGATCGCCTGCCTCGTGCTGCGCTTCGACGGGCCCGGCCGGTTTCGCGAATCCGACGGCGTCGGCTCGCTTGCCGGCCAGTCGAGCTTCCGCGTCATCGGCGCCGCCACCACCCGCTCGCGCGGAGTGAGCTTCGGCGAGATCGACGCCATGCAGGAAACCGAGCGGGCGATCCGCACCGCGGTGCAGGCGGCGCAGAAGATGGCCGGCGTCCGCGTCGACCACGTGATCGCCGCCTTCGCCGGCGCGCGTCCGCGCAGCTACGGCCTCGACGGCTCCATCGAGCTGGCCGACAGCACCGTGAGCGAGGCCGACGTGGCCCGCGTGCTGGCCTCCTGCGTCGTGCCCGATTTCGGGGCAGGGCGGCAGGCGCTCCATGCCCACCCGGTGAACTTCGCCATCGACCACCGCTCCGGCCTGATCGACCCGCGCGGCCAGATCGGCAACCGGCTCACCGCCGACATGCACCTGCTGACGATCGAAACCTCGGTCGTTCAGAACCTGCTCTACTGCATCAAGCGCTGCGACCTCGAACTCGCCGGCCTCGCCAGCTCGGGCTACCTCTCCGGCCTCTCGGCGCTGGTCGAAGACGAGCAGGAACTCGGCTCCGCCTGCATCGACATGGGCGGCGGTGCCACCACGCTTTCGGTCTTCATCAAGAAGCACATGATCTACGCCGACAGTGTGCGCCTCGGCGGCGACCACATCACCCGCGACATCTCCCAGGGCCTCCAAGTCAGCCCGCAGAAGGCCGAATGGATAAAAACCCGCCACGGCGGCGTCGTCGCCACCGGCATGGACGACCGCGAGATGATTCCGCTCGGCGGCGATACCGGCGACTGGGAGCATGACCAGCGCAACGTGTCGCGCTCCGAGCTGATCGGCATCATGCGGCCCCGCGTCGAAGAGATCCTCGAAGAAGTGCGGGTGCGCCTCGATGCCGCCGGCTTCGACCATCTGCCCTCCCAGAAGATCGTCCTCACCGGGGGCGGTTCGCAAATTCTGGGCCTCGACGAGCTCGCCTCCCGCATCCTCGGCCAGCAGGTGCGCCTCGGTCGCCCGCTCCGGGTGCAGGGCCTGCCGCAAGCCGCGACGGGGCCAGCCTTTTCTACCGCCGTCGGCCTCTGCCTCTACTCGGCAAACCCGCAGGACGAGTGGTGGGACTTCGATATTCCGGCCGATACATACCCGGCCCGATCCTTAAAAAGAGCCATGAAGTGGTTCCGCGACAATTGGTGA
- the murC gene encoding UDP-N-acetylmuramate--L-alanine ligase — protein sequence MQGVTKLPTQLGAIHFVGIGGIGMSGIAEVLLNFGYQVQGSDLKKSKITERLESLGATVFEGQAAENLENAEVIVISSAIKPGNPELDAARAKGLPVVRRAEMLAELMRLKSNIAVAGTHGKTTTTTMVAALLDEGGIDPTVINGGIIHAYGSNARMGQGEWMVVEADESDGTFNRLPATIAIVTNIDPEHMEHWGTEEALHKGFLDFVSNIPFYGLAVCCTDDADVQALVGRVTDRRVVTYGFNAQADVRAVNLSYKAGVAHFDIRLQTEDMVIEGCTLPMPGDHNVSNALSAVAVARHLGMKAEQIKSALANFGGVNRRFTRVGVVNGVTIIDDYGHHPVEIAAVLKAARQATEGRVIAVHQPHRYSRLSNLFDDFCACFNEADVVAIAEVYAAGEDPIPGAGRDDLVAGLIAHGHRHARAILSEDDLVRLVREQGREGDMVVCLGAGTISAWANNLPERLRG from the coding sequence ATGCAGGGCGTAACCAAACTCCCGACCCAGTTGGGCGCAATCCACTTCGTCGGCATCGGCGGCATCGGCATGTCGGGCATTGCCGAGGTGCTGCTGAACTTCGGCTACCAGGTGCAGGGCTCCGACCTGAAGAAGAGCAAGATCACCGAGCGGCTCGAGAGCCTCGGGGCCACGGTCTTCGAGGGGCAGGCCGCCGAAAACCTCGAAAACGCCGAGGTCATCGTGATCTCCTCCGCCATCAAGCCGGGCAACCCCGAGCTCGACGCCGCCCGCGCCAAGGGCCTGCCGGTGGTGCGCCGCGCCGAGATGCTGGCCGAGCTGATGCGCCTCAAGTCCAACATCGCCGTCGCCGGCACCCACGGCAAGACGACGACCACCACCATGGTCGCCGCGCTGCTCGACGAGGGCGGCATCGACCCGACCGTGATCAACGGCGGCATCATCCACGCCTACGGCTCCAACGCCCGGATGGGGCAGGGCGAGTGGATGGTGGTCGAGGCCGACGAAAGCGACGGCACCTTCAACCGCCTCCCCGCCACCATCGCCATCGTCACCAACATCGACCCCGAGCACATGGAGCACTGGGGCACCGAGGAGGCGCTGCACAAGGGTTTCCTCGACTTCGTCTCCAACATCCCCTTCTACGGCCTCGCCGTCTGCTGCACCGATGACGCCGACGTGCAGGCGCTGGTGGGCCGCGTCACCGACCGCCGCGTCGTGACCTACGGCTTCAACGCCCAGGCCGACGTGCGCGCGGTGAACCTCAGCTACAAGGCCGGGGTGGCGCATTTCGACATCCGCCTCCAGACCGAGGACATGGTGATCGAGGGCTGCACCCTGCCGATGCCGGGCGACCATAACGTCTCCAACGCGCTCTCGGCGGTGGCCGTGGCGCGTCACCTCGGTATGAAGGCCGAGCAGATCAAATCCGCGCTGGCCAACTTCGGCGGCGTGAACCGCCGCTTCACCCGCGTCGGCGTGGTGAACGGCGTGACCATCATCGACGACTACGGCCACCACCCGGTCGAGATCGCCGCCGTGCTCAAGGCCGCCCGCCAGGCCACCGAGGGCCGGGTGATCGCCGTGCACCAGCCGCACCGCTACTCGCGCCTCTCCAATCTGTTCGATGACTTCTGCGCCTGCTTCAACGAAGCCGACGTGGTGGCCATCGCCGAGGTCTACGCCGCCGGCGAAGACCCGATCCCCGGCGCCGGTCGCGACGACCTCGTCGCCGGGCTCATCGCCCACGGCCACCGCCACGCCCGCGCGATCCTGTCGGAAGACGACCTCGTGCGCCTCGTGCGCGAGCAGGGCCGCGAGGGCGACATGGTGGTCTGCCTCGGCGCGGGCACGATTTCGGCCTGGGCCAACAACCTGCCGGAGAGGTTGAGGGGCTGA
- a CDS encoding cell division protein FtsQ/DivIB has product MRKMKAPEAATPRRDPAPSRVAYRLERMWLTPFYRRLLRVGLPLAAVALATTWYFSDEGRRGQITGAIAEARRSVEERPEFMVKMLAVEGASEELSGDIRALVPYEFPLSSFDMNLDTTREAIEALDAVARAHVRIRPGGVLLVEIEERIPALVWRKRDGSLLLIDGEGHRVAPLLSRGLRPDLPLVVGRGADTPQAVTEARAIFAAATPLAGRLRGLIRRGERRWDVVLDRDQVIQLPEQGPAAALERVIALDEAEDMLGRDLAVIDMRIPGRPTLRMAPGAVEEFRRIKSLELGGSNG; this is encoded by the coding sequence ATGCGGAAGATGAAGGCCCCCGAAGCCGCCACCCCGCGCCGCGACCCGGCCCCCTCCCGCGTGGCCTACCGGCTGGAGCGGATGTGGCTCACCCCCTTCTACCGCCGCCTCCTGCGCGTCGGCCTGCCGCTGGCCGCCGTGGCGCTGGCGACCACGTGGTACTTCTCCGACGAAGGCCGCCGTGGTCAGATCACCGGCGCCATCGCCGAAGCCCGCCGCTCGGTCGAGGAGCGCCCCGAATTCATGGTCAAGATGCTGGCCGTCGAGGGCGCCTCCGAAGAGCTTTCGGGCGATATCCGCGCGCTGGTGCCCTATGAGTTTCCGCTCTCCAGCTTCGACATGAACCTCGACACCACCCGCGAGGCCATCGAGGCGCTCGATGCCGTGGCCCGCGCCCATGTGCGCATCCGCCCCGGCGGCGTGCTGCTGGTGGAGATCGAAGAGCGCATCCCGGCCCTGGTCTGGCGCAAGCGCGACGGCTCGCTGCTGCTGATCGACGGCGAGGGCCACCGCGTCGCGCCGCTCCTGTCGCGCGGGCTGCGCCCCGACCTGCCGCTGGTCGTCGGGCGCGGGGCCGATACGCCTCAGGCCGTGACCGAGGCCCGCGCCATCTTTGCCGCCGCCACCCCGCTTGCGGGCCGCCTGCGCGGGCTGATCCGCCGCGGCGAGCGCCGCTGGGACGTGGTGCTCGACCGCGACCAGGTGATCCAGCTCCCCGAGCAGGGGCCTGCCGCGGCGCTGGAGCGCGTCATCGCGCTCGACGAGGCAGAAGACATGCTGGGCCGCGACCTCGCGGTGATCGACATGCGCATTCCGGGCCGCCCCACGCTGCGGATGGCCCCCGGCGCGGTGGAGGAATTCCGCCGCATCAAATCTCTCGAACTCGGAGGCTCGAACGGCTGA
- a CDS encoding DUF6151 family protein codes for MDPITLRCDCGKVELHIAARPAPPQGNRVICHCDSCRAFPRALGRADVLGPGDGSDIVQIRCDRLSIVQGVEHIAALRLSPKGLARWYAACCNTPLGNTGPSPSYPFFGALTYGIAGKDALGPVKARVNIPKDKALPEDLPPTSGSTLGVFLSIGRIMFGGWLKGAQKRHPLFPGGEPLVEPRVISLEEKAAAYA; via the coding sequence ATGGACCCGATCACGCTCAGATGCGACTGCGGCAAGGTAGAGCTGCACATCGCCGCCCGCCCGGCCCCGCCTCAGGGCAACCGGGTGATCTGTCATTGCGACAGCTGCCGCGCCTTTCCGCGCGCTCTTGGCCGGGCCGATGTGCTGGGGCCGGGGGATGGCAGCGACATCGTGCAGATCCGCTGCGACCGGCTTTCGATTGTGCAGGGCGTCGAACATATCGCCGCGCTGCGCCTCAGCCCCAAGGGCCTTGCCCGCTGGTATGCCGCTTGCTGCAACACGCCTCTGGGCAATACCGGGCCGTCGCCGAGCTACCCCTTCTTCGGGGCGCTGACCTACGGGATTGCCGGGAAGGACGCGCTCGGGCCGGTGAAGGCGCGGGTGAACATTCCCAAGGACAAGGCCCTGCCGGAGGATCTTCCGCCGACCAGTGGCAGCACGCTGGGGGTTTTTCTGTCGATCGGGCGGATCATGTTCGGCGGCTGGCTGAAGGGCGCGCAGAAGCGCCATCCGCTGTTTCCGGGCGGGGAGCCGCTGGTGGAGCCGCGGGTGATATCGCTTGAAGAGAAGGCCGCCGCCTATGCGTAG
- the murB gene encoding UDP-N-acetylmuramate dehydrogenase, with product MTDLPEVRGTLTPDRPLNDLTWLRVGGPADWLFQPADLDDLQAFLAALPPEIAVFPMGVGSNLIVRDGGIRAVVIRLGRGFNGIEIEGRRVTAGAAALDAHVARKAAAQGVDLTFLRTIPGSIGGAVRMNAGCYGTYVADHLQSIELVLRDGTLKTLPAADLNLQYRQSTLPEGAVIVSATFEASEREPATLEALMEEQLAKRDASQPTKDRTAGSTFRNPAGYSSTGRADDTHELKAWKVIDEAGMRGATLGGAVMNEMHSNFLTNAGGATAADLENLGERIRKKVYETSGVTLQWEIMRVGEPTPEDAGG from the coding sequence ATGACCGATCTCCCCGAAGTGCGCGGCACCCTCACGCCTGACCGTCCCCTGAACGACCTCACTTGGCTGCGCGTCGGCGGGCCTGCCGACTGGCTGTTCCAGCCCGCCGACCTCGACGACCTGCAAGCCTTCCTCGCCGCCCTCCCGCCCGAGATCGCCGTCTTCCCCATGGGCGTCGGCTCCAACCTGATCGTGCGCGACGGCGGCATCCGCGCCGTGGTCATCCGCCTCGGGCGCGGCTTCAACGGCATCGAGATCGAGGGCCGCCGCGTCACCGCCGGGGCCGCCGCGCTCGATGCCCATGTCGCCCGCAAGGCCGCCGCGCAGGGCGTGGACCTCACCTTTCTGCGCACAATCCCCGGCTCCATCGGCGGGGCGGTGCGGATGAACGCGGGCTGCTATGGCACCTATGTCGCCGACCACCTGCAATCCATCGAGCTGGTGCTGCGCGACGGCACGCTCAAGACACTCCCCGCAGCCGATCTGAACCTGCAATACCGCCAGTCCACGCTGCCCGAGGGCGCGGTCATCGTCTCCGCCACCTTCGAGGCCTCCGAGCGCGAGCCCGCCACGCTCGAAGCGCTGATGGAAGAGCAGCTCGCCAAGCGCGACGCCTCCCAGCCCACCAAGGACCGCACGGCGGGCAGCACCTTCCGCAATCCGGCGGGCTATTCCTCGACCGGGCGGGCCGATGACACCCATGAACTGAAGGCCTGGAAGGTGATCGACGAGGCCGGAATGCGCGGCGCCACCCTCGGCGGGGCGGTGATGAACGAGATGCATTCCAACTTTCTCACCAACGCCGGCGGCGCCACCGCCGCCGACCTTGAAAATCTGGGCGAACGGATCCGAAAAAAGGTTTACGAAACCAGCGGTGTAACGCTACAGTGGGAAATCATGAGGGTCGGTGAACCGACCCCGGAAGACGCAGGCGGCTGA
- the ftsW gene encoding putative lipid II flippase FtsW yields MTEMVFGTAPVRTGEPVLPRWWRTIDRWSMSSILLLFGIGLLLGLAASPPLAARNGLDPFYYVQRQAFFGGLSLVVMFAFSMMNPSLVRRLAVLGFFVSFVAILLLPIFGTDFGKGATRWFSLGFASVQPSEFLKPGFVVLAAWLMAASQQVAGPPGKSFSFIIAVTIVMLLALQPDFGQACLILFAWAVMYFVAGAPITILVVVAGLVVVGGLTAYEGSEHFARRIDGFLSPDLDPRTQLGYATNAIREGGFFGVGVGEGQVKWSLPDAHTDFIIAVAAEEYGLVLVLAIILLYGTIVVRSLLRLMRERDPFIRLAGTGLACMFGVQAMINMGVAVRLLPAKGMTLPFVSYGGSSMIAGGILVGMLLAFTRTRPQGQIGDILLRRGP; encoded by the coding sequence ATGACAGAGATGGTTTTTGGCACGGCCCCCGTTCGCACGGGCGAGCCGGTGCTACCCCGGTGGTGGCGGACGATCGACCGTTGGTCGATGTCGTCCATTTTGCTGTTGTTCGGCATCGGCCTGCTTCTGGGCCTCGCGGCCTCCCCGCCGCTGGCGGCCCGCAACGGGCTCGATCCCTTCTATTACGTGCAGCGTCAGGCTTTCTTCGGAGGGCTCTCGCTGGTGGTGATGTTCGCCTTCTCCATGATGAACCCCTCCCTCGTGCGCCGCCTCGCGGTGCTGGGCTTCTTCGTCAGCTTCGTGGCAATCCTGCTGCTGCCGATCTTCGGCACCGACTTCGGCAAGGGCGCCACGCGCTGGTTCTCGCTGGGGTTCGCCTCGGTCCAGCCTTCGGAGTTCCTCAAGCCCGGCTTTGTGGTGCTCGCGGCCTGGCTCATGGCGGCCTCGCAGCAGGTCGCAGGGCCGCCGGGCAAGAGCTTTTCCTTCATCATCGCCGTCACCATCGTCATGCTTCTGGCGCTCCAGCCCGACTTCGGGCAGGCCTGCCTGATCCTCTTTGCTTGGGCGGTGATGTATTTCGTCGCCGGGGCGCCGATCACCATTCTCGTGGTCGTCGCTGGGCTTGTCGTGGTGGGCGGACTGACCGCCTACGAGGGCTCCGAGCACTTCGCCCGCCGGATCGACGGCTTCCTCTCTCCCGACCTCGATCCGCGCACCCAGCTCGGCTACGCCACCAACGCGATCCGCGAAGGCGGCTTCTTTGGCGTCGGCGTGGGCGAGGGGCAGGTAAAGTGGTCGCTGCCCGATGCCCATACCGACTTCATCATCGCGGTGGCGGCAGAGGAATACGGGCTGGTGCTCGTCCTCGCCATCATCCTGCTCTACGGCACCATCGTCGTGCGCTCGCTCCTGCGCCTGATGCGCGAGCGCGATCCCTTCATCCGCCTCGCCGGCACCGGGCTGGCCTGCATGTTCGGCGTTCAGGCCATGATCAACATGGGCGTCGCGGTGCGCCTGCTTCCGGCCAAGGGCATGACGCTGCCGTTCGTCTCCTACGGCGGCTCCTCCATGATCGCGGGCGGCATCCTCGTGGGCATGCTGCTGGCTTTCACCCGCACCCGCCCGCAGGGGCAGATCGGCGATATCCTGCTGCGGAGGGGGCCGTGA
- a CDS encoding DUF2484 family protein, with translation MSPLLIAAFLWVFAATATAFLPMRWQLVPGLTLIAGAFVLIWLIYAEFGLLPGVLALATFISFFRRPLGHLMAKLTGRART, from the coding sequence ATGAGCCCGCTTCTGATCGCCGCATTCCTCTGGGTTTTCGCGGCAACCGCCACCGCGTTCCTGCCGATGCGCTGGCAACTCGTGCCCGGCCTCACCCTGATCGCCGGGGCGTTCGTGTTGATCTGGTTGATCTATGCCGAGTTCGGCCTGCTGCCGGGGGTTCTGGCGCTGGCCACCTTCATTTCGTTCTTCCGCCGCCCGCTCGGGCACCTGATGGCCAAACTCACCGGGAGGGCCCGCACATGA